The DNA region GGCTGGCTTGAGGTCATCCCCAACCGGATGCGCGTGCTGGTTCACCAACTCCCCACCAGGGAACAGATCGACACTCAGGTGCAAGAACAGCTCATCGTCGAGCTCTACTCGAAGTAGTCAGATATCTCGGCGTCAAATAGCGGACGCCGCAGGAGGGAACAGCCGTGCTTATTGCACAACGACCAAGTTTGATCGAACAGTCGGTCTCCGACCACCGATCGAAGTTCATCCTCGAGCCCTTGGAGCCTGGCTTCGGGTACACGCTCGGTAACTCGATGCGACGCACCCTGCTGTCATCGATCCCGGGGGCTGCGGTCACCGGAATCCGCGTTGACGGTGTCCTGCACGAGTTCTCGACCATCCCTGGTGTGACCGAAGATGTCGTGGAGATCATCCTCAACATCAAGGAACTCGTCGTCTCTTCCGAGCACGACGAACCAGTTGTGATGTACCTGCGCAAGGAAGGCCC from Candidatus Nanopelagicales bacterium includes:
- a CDS encoding DNA-directed RNA polymerase subunit alpha, with product MLIAQRPSLIEQSVSDHRSKFILEPLEPGFGYTLGNSMRRTLLSSIPGAAVTGIRVDGVLHEFSTIPGVTEDVVEIILNIKELVVSSEHDEPVVMYLRKEGP